In Tripterygium wilfordii isolate XIE 37 chromosome 15, ASM1340144v1, whole genome shotgun sequence, one DNA window encodes the following:
- the LOC120016836 gene encoding scarecrow-like protein 28 — translation MLAGCSSSTLLSPRNRLRNEASAQFQACHFHSMSTQRLDLPCTVSRKETSRSQPIRPVGLSVEKPIEAKTSSCSLKHNVRLPPLATSAQNAKEEFWEKGKSLKRFAEQGAVDESSISRAKRKKGSDNCEFAGNQEGRDCLSLGQLGSGEFWFQSSFHFPRSVANIAGLDHHQAPFSVTYSGGDEERVCFVPSEVISPTFPLSNNPWIDSVITEITDLGEKDASTSHRPGKEDSGSSTSSDSHGLGPRLNESNSEIDAGNGSRKPYLREGNGVEARQEDNQGEHQGFELVSLLAACVEAIGSKNVGVINHFIAKLGDLASPRGSPISRLSAYYTEALALRVSRLWPHFFHITPPRELDRLDDESGTALRFLNQVSPILKFIHFTANEILLRAFEGKDRVHIIDFDIKQGLQWPSFFQSLASRTNPPSHVRLTGIGEFKQDLNETGDRLAGFAAALNLPFEFHPVVDRLEDVRLWMLHVKEGESVAVNCIFQLHKTLYDVNGGVLRDFLGLIRSTNPSMVVMAEQEAEHNAPHLETRVCSSLKYYSAIFDSIDASLPLDSPMRMKIEELFAREIRNIVACEGSDRFERHETFEKWRKLMEQGGFRCTGVDEREMLQSQMLLKMYSSEEYRVIKQGQDGAALTLGWLDQPLYTVSAWAPIDVAGSSSTFSQPI, via the coding sequence ATGTTGGCTGGGTGTTCTAGTTCTACATTGCTGTCACCTAGGAATAGATTGAGGAACGAAGCATCTGCACAGTTTCAAGCTTGCCATTTCCATTCAATGAGCACACAGAGACTGGACTTGCCTTGTACTGTCTCTCGGAAAGAAACCTCACGGTCACAGCCCATTAGGCCTGTTGGCCTATCCGTCGAGAAGCCCATCGAAGCAAAGACCAGCAGCTGTTCTCTGAAGCACAATGTTCGACTGCCGCCGTTAGCTACGAGTGCACAGAATGCCAAAGAAGAGTTTTGGGAAAAGGGGAAGAGTTTAAAGAGGTTTGCTGAGCAGGGCGCAGTTGATGAGTCCTCCATTAGTAGAGCTAAGAGAAAAAAGGGTAGTGATAATTGCGAATTTGCTGGCAATCAAGAAGGGAGAGATTGCTTGAGTTTAGGCCAATTGGGTAGTGGGGAATTTTGGTTTCAATCCAGTTTTCACTTTCCGCGCTCAGTGGCGAACATCGCTGGCCTTGATCATCATCAAGCTCCTTTCTCTGTGACATATTCAGGTGGCGATGAAGAGAGGGTCTGCTTTGTACCTAGTGAAGTTATTTCACCCACTTTTCCGTTGTCTAACAATCCTTGGATTGATTCAGTGATAACTGAGATCACTGACCTAGGTGAAAAAGATGCAAGCACTAGCCACAGGCCAGGGAAGGAAGACTCGGGTTCAAGCACTTCATCTGACAGCCATGGTTTAGGCCCTAGGCTAAATGAGAGCAACTCAGAGATTGATGCTGGTAATGGCTCTAGGAAGCCTTATCTACGAGAAGGCAATGGTGTAGAGGCCAGGCAGGAGGATAATCAAGGGGAGCATCAGGGGTTTGAGCTGGTTAGCTTGCTCGCAGCGTGTGTGGAAGCAATAGGATCGAAGAATGTTGGAGTCATCAATCATTTCATAGCTAAATTGGGGGATCTTGCTTCTCCCAGGGGAAGCCCTATTAGTCGCTTAAGTGCCTACTACACCGAAGCTTTGGCTCTGCGTGTCAGTAGGCTCTGGCCTCATTTCTTTCATATCACTCCTCCTCGAGAGCTTGACAGGCTAGATGATGAATCTGGTACAGCATTGAGGTTTTTGAATCAGGTGAGTCCAATTCTGAAGTTCATTCATTTTACCGCGAATGAGATACTGTTGAGGGCATTTGAGGGGAAGGACAGAGTTCACATCATAGATTTTGATATTAAGCAGGGGCTTCAATGGCCTAGTTTCTTTCAGAGTTTGGCCTCTAGGACTAATCCGCCAAGCCATGTTAGACTCACCGGCATAGGCGAGTTCAAGCAGGATTTGAATGAAACAGGAGATAGGCTTGCAGGATTTGCTGCGGCATTGAATCTGCCTTTTGAATTCCATCCGGTTGTTGACAGGTTGGAAGATGTTAGGTTGTGGATGCTTCATGTGAAGGAAGGAGAGAGTGTAGCTGTGAATTGTATTTTCCAGCTGCACAAGACACTTTATGATGTGAATGGAGGAGTACTCAGGGATTTTTTGGGACTTATCCGAAGCACAAACCCGAGCATGGTAGTCATGGCTGAGCAAGAAGCGGAGCACAATGCCCCTCACTTGGAAACTAGAGTGTGCAGTTCATTGAAATATTACTCTGCCATATTCGACTCAATCGATGCTAGCCTTCCATTAGACAGTCCTATGCGGATGAAGATAGAGGAGTTGTTCGCTCGGGAAATTAGGAACATAGTTGCTTGCGAAGGAAGTGACAGGTTTGAAAGGCATGAGACTTTCGAGAAGTGGAGGAAGTTGATGGAACAAGGAGGATTCCGATGCACCGGAGTCGATGAGAGGGAAATGCTTCAGAGCCAAATGCTGTTGAAAATGTACTCTTCTGAGGAATACAGAGTTATTAAACAAGGGCAGGACGGAGCAGCACTCACTCTAGGTTGGCTAGATCAGCCTCTCTACACAGTCTCAGCATGGGCACCTATCGACGTAGCAGGCAGCTCGTCCACTTTTTCTCAGCCAATTTAA
- the LOC120017037 gene encoding F-box protein PP2-A12-like, protein MGASFSSSSSDRRDGFVSVQSKPSLGDLPEDCVASILEHLGPSEICKLARLNRAFRGASWADFVWESKLPPNYQILIDEVVGDLPAKLGQREIYERLCKANTFDGGTKKAWLDKSTGDVCLSISSKGLRITGIDDRRYWNHIPTEESRFSSVAYLQQIWWFEVDGEIEFPFPPGTYSLFFRLQLGRALMRFGRRKCNTEHVHGWDKKPVRFQLLTSDGQYTASQCFLDDPGKWNHYHVGDFVVGNPSVTTKIKFSMMQIDCTHTKGGLCLDSVVVYPSKYREGLKQL, encoded by the exons ATGGGTGccagtttttcttcttcatcgaGTGACCGGAGAGATGGGTTTGTTTCTGTGCAATCAAAGCCGAGTCTCGGTGACTTACCGGAGGATTGTGTGGCTTCGATTCTGGAACATTTAGGGCCTTCGGAGATATGTAAATTGGCGAGACTGAACAGGGCCTTTCGCGGTGCTTCTTGGGCTGATTTTGTTTGGGAATCGAAATTGCCTCCCAATTATCAGATTCTTATTGACGAAGTGGTGGGAGATCTGCCTGCAAAGTTGGGTCAGAGAGAGATTTATGAGAGGCTTTGCAAGGCTAACACTTTTGATGGTGGCACCAAG AAAGCATGGTTGGATAAGAGTACAGGGGATGTTTGTTTGTCCATTTCTTCCAAGGGGTTGAGAATAACAGGGATCGATGACCGGAGATACTGGAATCATATTCCAACCGAGGAATCTAG ATTCTCCAGTGTTGCATATCTTCAACAGATCTGGTGGTTTGAGGTTGATGGCGAAATTGAGTTCCCATTCCCACCAGGGACATATAGCCTTTTCTTTAGGCTGCAGTTGGGGCGTGCCTTGATGAGGTTTGGTCGCCGGAAATGTAATACCGAACATGTTCACGGTTGGGATAAAAAGCCTGTTCGATTTCAACTGTTGACTTCAGATGGTCAATATACTGCATCACAATGTTTCTTGGATGACCCTGGGAAGTGGAATCATTACCATGTAGGGGATTTTGTCGTTGGAAACCCAAGTGTGACAACAAAGATTAAGTTCTCGATGATGCAGATAGATTGCACACACACCAAAGGTGGTCTCTGTCTAGACTCTGTAGTAGTGTATCCGAGTAAGTATAGAGAAGGGTTAAAGCAGTTATAA
- the LOC120017038 gene encoding uncharacterized protein LOC120017038 isoform X3, with protein sequence MGIADDAIATSRKTQLEKGQEIEHESSSSSEEEESEIEREVADVTFEELQKARSNGSHSVLRKPEQELEKQLKKLGKRKIN encoded by the exons ATGGGGATAGCCGATGATGCAATTGCTACTTCAAGGAAAACCCAGTTGGAGAAAGGCCAAGAAATAGAACATgaatcttcttcatcttcagaAGAAGAG GAGAGTGAGATAGAGCGTGAGGTTGCTGATGTCACCTTTGAAGAGCTCCAAAAAGCCCGCTCGAACGGGTCGCATTCTGTTTTAAGAAAACCTGAGCAG GAACTTGAGAAGCAACTGAAGAAGTtgggaaaaaggaaaataaactaA
- the LOC120017038 gene encoding uncharacterized protein LOC120017038 isoform X1, translated as MGIADDAIATSRKTQLEKGQEIEHESSSSSEEEDKQLKFEPTKTRDAAILAKHKEEGEAAKKAKRPFYLKKCNVTNLPLPLSLSLSLQIIVTTTITYATHENFPQRMHIANTSFSFQLLRAVFMHQKQLTCFFLCF; from the exons ATGGGGATAGCCGATGATGCAATTGCTACTTCAAGGAAAACCCAGTTGGAGAAAGGCCAAGAAATAGAACATgaatcttcttcatcttcagaAGAAGAG GACAAACAGCTGAAATTTGAGCCTACCAAAACTAGGGATGCAGCAATACTGGCTAAGCATAAGGAGGAAGGAGAAGCGGCAAAGAAAGCGAAACGACCCTTTTATCTTAAGAAATGCAATGTGACtaatctccctctccctctctctctctctctctctctgcaaatTATTGTAACTACTACTATTACTTATGCTACTCATGAAAATTTCCCACAGAGAATGCACATAGCTAATACTTCCTTTAGTTTTCAGTTGTTAAGAgctgtgtttatgcatcaaaaaCAGttgacatgtttttttttatgcttttaa
- the LOC120017038 gene encoding uncharacterized protein LOC120017038 isoform X2, with product MGIADDAIATSRKTQLEKGQEIEHESSSSSEEEVVRDPRFESLCSALDEEGFSKRYSFPYQENLPAEKVVFFNSLIWKWVITFL from the exons ATGGGGATAGCCGATGATGCAATTGCTACTTCAAGGAAAACCCAGTTGGAGAAAGGCCAAGAAATAGAACATgaatcttcttcatcttcagaAGAAGAG GTTGTGCGTGATCCTCGTTTTGAATCACTGTGCAGTGCTCTTGATGAAGAGGG GTTTAGCAAGAGATACAGTTTTCCGTATCAGGAAAACCTCCCTGCTGAGAAAGTAGTGTTTTTCAATTCTTTGATATGGAAATGGGTAATCACTTTCTTGTGA